The sequence below is a genomic window from Ovis canadensis isolate MfBH-ARS-UI-01 breed Bighorn chromosome 1, ARS-UI_OviCan_v2, whole genome shotgun sequence.
GCACTGGGCAGCCCGGGCACTCGCTGCACAGGGGCGGCTGGTAGCCGGGGTCGCACTGGCACACGTTGCAGCGGCATCGGCCGCGGCCGCTGCACTCGACGCCGTCCAGGTTGAGGCAGCCCTGAGTGGACTTGAGGCACTGGCACGCCGAGCCCTCATACTGGTCGTTGCACCTGCAGGCGCCGCAGAAGCAGAGCCCCCTCTCTGGAAGACAGCGCAGCCGCGGACTcagtcccaccccagcccccgcccGCGCCCGAACCCCATCCCCGCCCGAACTCCCCCCTCCGCGCCCTGGAAGACAAGGCCGTGGACTCAGTCCCTCCCGAGCCCCGCCCCGGCCAAAGCCCCCGGCCCCACGCGGCCGAGGCTCTTCCCGCGGCCCCCAGCGCTCACTGTCGCCCCCGCAGACTTGGCCGTCGTAGCGCTCGCAGTTGACGTTGTCGCACTCGCAGAACTGGCCGTAGATCTTCTTGTTGGGCACGTCGCTCGTGTGGCACACGCACTGCCCGCAGATGCAGTCCCCCAGCCCCGAGCAGATGATGGAGCTGTTGTCCTTGCGGCAGCTGCCCTCCAGCTCCTGGCTGCTCCGGCCGTGCGTCTGGCACTCGCAGTTCTTCCCGATGTAGCCGGCGTCGCACCTGCGGGAACGCGGGGTCAGAGGCCCCCGGGCGCACCCTGCTTCCGCGCGCcggcgccgggggcggggcggggcgcggcctCACCTGCAGACGCCGCACTCCATCGAGCCTCTGCCACCGCAGGCGCCGCGGTCCCTGCTGGCTTCCCGGCATTGGCACTCGCACTGGGGAAGGACCCGCACGGTCACCGTGTCCGTGAAGCCCAGCGCCCGGATGGTGAAGGACTGCTCCTGGATGCACTCGGTGGCTGTGACCTTCACCTGGAAGGTGATCTGTCATGGGAACGTAGAGCTCTGGTGAGCACGGGACCCCAGGGTCATGACCCTACTCTGATCTCCTCTGGGCAGCATGGGCAAGGGCACAGCCTAGAAGAGGAAGGGCCACCGCCCTCTGCTGCCAGGCTGGTGGAGTGGATCGAGGTGGGACAGGGGAAGGACAGGGACATTCCAGGTGGCTCCAGGGCTCAGGAAGGGAGATGAGGGAGAAGATGACAGCTGGAAACTCAGAGATGCTGAAACATGCGCCCCCATgcagctccccccacccaccatcCTCAGGTGGCCTGGACTTGCGCGGAGGTCTCTTTAGAATTCTTTTAATCATGCATCTCTTAAAGGGATTTTAAAGTGACTTTGTATTAATAAATGATGTCTATTTTCTCCAGGTATTTTGTCCTGAAGCCTGGAGGCTAAGATGTCAGAATACCATAGGAAGTCCCAGATTCTGCCTGTGAGGGTGTATCTTGAGCCTGAATGCCCCAGAAGAACTGAGCcggcagcacagagtccccccaCCCACACTGCTCTGCTGCTCAGCCCGCAGGGAGCTTCAGGGAGCACCCGCTCAGCCTCACTGCCAGTCAACGGTAAGTGAGTCTCCACCCAGTACATGAAGACAGAGCAGAAGCATCAGGGAGGAATCAGGCAGTCAACACTGAGCGCATTCAGGTATGGATCCCCCAGTAAGAGGGGCAGAGATTTCAGTCAAAATTCACATGCATTTAGTAAGGCACATATTTGAAAGAATTTCAATGTcattcagaaataaaagcaagtatTTTGCTGAATATTAATTCACAGCTGGTGAAAGGAAATGATTAATCATTCCTGGTCATGGCAAATTTAAACTATTAGAGAAATAACTCACTGCCTGCTTGTAATCATCTGTGTGGCCCCTGCTTTAATGTCTTTGTCAAAAAACAagaatacagggacttccctggtggtccaggggttgagaacCTGCCTTCGAATGCACGGGACTTGGGGTTCCACCccaggctggggaactaagatcccacatgccaaggggcaactaagcccgctcaccacaactggagagcccaCGTGACACAatgaagacctgatgcagccaaataaattcatAACAATAATGACAGTAAACAAAACCACAAAATCAGGAAAATCAAACCAAAGCAGATGCCCAGACGGGAAGGAATGCCCTTTTTAGGTGCTTGGGGCTATGCCCAGCATCTGCCACCAGGGGGCGCTGCAGTCCTCACAGTCAGGGGTCTGTCCCCATCAGGCCACAGCGTGTGTGGATTTTAAAGAGAAGGAACTGGACCGGAGGTGGACAGGCCCAACCTCTAGCTGATCCCCGGTAGGCCGTTGGCCAGGGCACACCCTCTTGCtgttccaggggagccccttccagaggctgggagggagcCTCACCGGGACGTTGATCTGGACGCCGTCACAGTCCCCTCTGGGCTGGTCCACCTGTGACACCCCGTTACTGCAGAAGGAGTCGTAGGCGACTTTCAGGGTGTCAGGGAGGGTGTTGTGATCCAGGAATACTCTGGAGGACAGTTTCTGTGGGGAGACAGTAGCACCATCAGACCCATCTTCCAGGCCACGGCTTGGCATGCCTCTAacctcccccaccacccaccacGCATCCATGGAGAGCTCTGTGGGTGCCAGGTTACCCATGTCATGCCCCTCAAGACAGGCCAGTGGCGGCTACGGACGTGGAGACGGGTCCCAGCCCCCCATGAGAACAGAAGCTCAACTGCCCACTCACCACTGAaaccccagtgcctggcacagggcaggAGCTGGAAAAACTGTTTACGtgaatgagagagagacagacacagagagagataaacagagagacacagaggtagaCACAGAAAGGTGAGACAGCCCCTCCCAGGCAGCATCTGGAGTTTGGGAGGGCCTGCTGGGGCTTAGGGCTCCAACAGGGCAGGAGCAGCAGATGGAGCTCCTCCCGGGGGCTCCGACTTCACCCAGTGGGGCCAGCGCTTCCTGGTGTGCCCAGCGAGCTGTGCCCGTGAGGCCCTCAGGCCCTGCGGCTGTAAGAGGGCTTGGCGCTCATGTTCCAGCCAAGTGCAGGAGGGCCTGGGGTGGCACCTACCGTGCCATTAACCAGGGAGGACATTGCTGCCCAGGGGAGGTGCCCGAGTGTGGCCCAGACAAGGCCGGGGCTCTCCGCACCAGACCACCCTCCTCTTAACCTGCGGTGGGGACCCCGTCTTCGCTGACTGCCTGGGGACTCACATTGTAGGCACTCTTGATAAGCTCCACCACGTTCTTGGAATCTTCAGACAGCTCCCCGACTGCAGACTTGGGGATGATTTCTGTCAGCTTCTGTCGGGGCAGAACACAGGTGGTCGTGGCCAGAACCATGGGGCTGAAGGCGCCGCAGGGCCCACCCGGTTCTCTCACAGCCCTGAGGGTCTCCTTCCTGCTGGTGAGATGGCCCAGACaacccaccccccctccccgcaCCCGCCGACTTCTCACTGTGCGCATGGTCAGCGCTGTGCAGGCAGACACTGACTTGGTAAAACTACTTCCCCCTGGGTATTTCAAGCTGGTCACTGAAAGCAGAGCCGGGAAGACGTGCCGCAGCTAGGGGCCCGTCCCACCTCGCAGATGTGACAGGCACAAACAAACCAAGGGCACAGGTCATCGTAAAATGTGGCATAAAGTCAGGAAGCGACATGTACCGAGCGTGTGAACGAGCCAATTTTGACAATGGCTGCGTTAGGCAACAGCATGCCGGTTGACTCTGGCAGACAGGGCCACACGCAGTCCAGGTACTGCTCTGTGTAGGCAGGCCGGAGCACTGGGTCATGCAGGCAAGCCTGGGGCCAGCCTCCAGCACCATCTGTGCCCtctgccgccgccgcctccccccCCGCTTAGCGTATCTTTCACAAGAAATTGCACCATCACTTTATCTTGCAGAGCGGAGGGCTGGGCCAtgtccctgcccccaaccctgctctGATGCCCTGGAATGGAGTCCAGTCCCCTCCGTTTGTGGCTCACGAGGACCATCACAACCTGGCCACCCACCTTGGGCCTCCATCACCGAGCGGGTGATGCTCCTAGCTCCTAGCTCAGGACCCCGCTGGGGCTTGGGAAGTCCTCCCAGACACCTGCTCTCCACTCAGAGCAGAAACATGTACTGAGGGTCCCGCGTAAACTGTCCACACAGACCCTGGACCTCCTAGAACCCCCGGGAGCCCCAGGAATGGGGGCAGGAAGCTGAAGCTCAGCGAGGCCTGCGACTGCCCGGGGCCTCGCCCTTGCTGTCGGGGAGCAGGGTCCAGGGCCCGTGTATTCCATCTCCGGCTCCTGCCCTCTCTCTCACACTGCCTTCAGGGATATGAGTCCTGCTCCTCAAAGCAAAGTGCTGGGACCCATACTGCCGCTAGGTGAGGAGAGACTGCCGCGCCCGGTAATACAGTTGGGGACACCTGCCGGCACTCAGGCAACTTGTGCGGGCGGTGGTCTCTCAGCTGCACCCAGCCAtcagccctgcactgtccctgtGGCTTGGCCAGCTCTCACCACCCGCCCCTGGCCACTTGTCCCTCCTCCCTCGGCGTCCCCTGCATCCTGTGCCCGAGGTGGGGCCCCCAATGCTGACAGCGAGTGTGGCTGGTCCCACCATCAGGCCTGCAAATGTCCCACACAGGCACAGCAGGTCACAGGCaagaggaaggagcctgggacttaggggaggagggggccaggAGGTGCCCCCAGCCCATTGCAGCCAGAGAGCCTGCCACGCTGAGCCCAGCAGACGAAAACACAAGACAGCAAGTAAAACAGCCCTCCAGTGACGGGCAGAGGGGAGAAGTGCTGATGTGCAAATGTACGTGGACACAAAACTTTTCCTGATGTGAAGGATGGGACCTGCAGACTCAAAGGGTTTGCTATGTTGTAGCAAAAACACgatcactgagccacagggacctGTCAGCTCCTCCACAGTGCTCACTGCCTGGGGCGCCCACACGGCCTCGGCCAGCACACCCAGTGCAGAAGCAGCCCTCAGTGTGATCACCCCAGATTTAGTCACTCTTCAGCTACAACACCTTGTCCTGCCGGGTTGCTCAATCCCACTTACCTCGTACGTTTTCACCATCTTCTTGGTTACCGCGAAGATGGGCTGGATGTTGCTTTCTGCCAGTTTGTGTGCCAGCTGGCCCACCGATGGGTAGTCCTAGAGAGGAGACCCCCGGTTAGATGGCCCTGAGGCTGGGTACAAGCCATCCAGGCTGCCCGACAGCTCCTCCAGGCAGAAGTGACTGCCCAGAGTGCAGAGGCTCCGCCCTGCATGCGCTGCGATGGGGCTGTTCCCAGTGACGTTTGCAAACACGTAAGAGAATGGGATTAGTAAGGAAACGGACAGTATTAAAAGTTGTGGTATGCTTCTTGATCAATGCACCAAAAAAGAAGTCCAGTGGCAAGTAACGGCTCACAGACCCTCAGCGTGGAGATGAGTGAGCAACACTTTGCTGTGTCTGAGCTGTAGGGCTGAGATCACAGATGCTGCACCCCAGCATgcgcttagccactcagtcatgtccgactctgtgcgaccccatagatagcagagtgggttgcaatttcctcctccaggggatcttcccaacccaaggatcgaacccatgcctcctatgtctcctgccttgcaggtggagtcttcaccCGCTGAGCCAGTGGGGAACAGCACAGTGGCGCCTATTTTCATAGCCGTCTCATGTACAGTTTCAGACAGAAGCTCACAGGAACCTCAGATGTCATGTTCATCCTGTCCCAGTCGGGGGGCCCCTGAGAGGTGCCAGCACCACCTCCCACCTCAAGTCTGCAGGCCGCAGATGGACGGCCCCAAGGGTCCCATCTCTGAAATCCTCTGCAGCTCCAGGGATTATGATGGCAGCAGACCAGGGAATTCTGCCCTCTCAGTGCCATTAAAGCACCTCCCTGGGAGCAAGGGCCTCTTCCCGCCCCTCTGGACCCCAGGCTGGGAGTGAGCCTGCATCCCTGCTCCCCTGGGGCAGACTCacactctcccacctcccaccccaagaCACTGCACTCACAAATTCGTTGCTGCTTTTGTACAGGTTGTCTTCCAGGTGGCAGCGGCCGTCGTTGGGGGTGAGGATGGCACCCAGCTTTCCATCGCCCGCAAAGTGGAACCCATCGTCTGTGGCGAACACCAGCAGCCTGGTGACATTGCGCCAGCCAATTTCCTCCTGACAAGGAGATGGTGGGGGTGACTTGCCTTGGTTTCCCCAGCAGGGCCCCCACAGACTTCAAGAGCCAAGGCTGAGCTTGCTAGGGGTGCCTCATGTGCCCCCAACACCTGGGTTTTCTAGGGAGCACGGGGACCACAGAAGGTCCCAGCTGCTCGACTCAGGGCCCCGTGTCTGCTGCAGATTCCAGCGCCCAGGGGAACCCGAGAAGTGTCTGCAGGGTGACAGCCTCCCTGatgcctgggtgggaggggacgCCGACGGGATAGGAAAGCACATTCACATCTGAACACTGCATCTTTCATGCCCAGTCAGCTCAGATCTGGGAGCACCTCCTAAGGAGATGctcccaaagaagaaaaaatacttaTAAATGATTATCTCAGTGGAAAAGCACTGCCAACACAGAGGAAAGCGGTGGACACTGGGGTGAGGGGGTGATGGAGGCGCGCACGTCAGCAATGCGCGTCACGAACCGTGATAATCACACAGACGTGAATGTGTGGGTCTGTGAAGCAGGGCGGTGTGCCCAGGGACCAGAGCACCTGGAGGGTTGGCATCCCATCTGTGAAGGCGACAGGGCTGCGTGGCTAAATGGGATTGATGCACTGTAACACTGACGTCACAGATACAGCGCGGGACAGGACCACGTGGCGAGGGGTCAGCGGTGGCCGGGGAGTGGCCGGCACTGATACCGAAACCATGTAACCGTGGGCAAGCCTGGCCAGGACACCCTTATTCTCTGAGGGACTCTGGAAGTAGGGGGACTACCAGGATCGGGCAGCAAAGGGGTCTTGCTTTCCAGGGTCATTTCCTCGTATTTGGGCTTCAGAAGGTTTGCTCAGGACGGAGCCTCACCGGGCACGCGGCCACTTGCATCATGGCGTCCAGCCCACCCTCAGGGGCGTCCAAGTTCCCCGAGATCAGCTGCTTCCCGACTTCTGTCTCGAACTGTTTGGAGTTGTCGGTGAGCTTCAGCACGTGCCTGAAGGCGAACGGCGGCTGGCACTCCTTCTCCTTGTTGGGGCAGGGGTTCCTCAGCTTCTCGGGGTGCGTGTTGACGAAGGGGAGCACCGTCTTGTCCACGAAGGACCCGAAACCTGGGGGACAGTGGGGGGCCGTGAGCCTCTTACCAGAGCGGGGTAGGAAGGCCCAGCACGTGGGGAGGGGCCTGGCACCATGCCCTCGGGGTGCAGAGGTGCAGAGGTGCAGAGGTGCCTGGGACCAGGGCTTGGGAGTTCAGGGGAAGATGGAGTAGCTGCCTCACCAATGCGGCCCGACTCGGTGATGTCATTGAGGGCCCGGAGCAGGTCACCCCCCAGCTTCTTGACGTTGGCGAGGTCGTCCACCATGGAGTAGGAGAGATCCATCAGATAGTACAGGTCGATGGGGTAGCCCTTGGCCCTCTGGAAGGTCACGTTGAACGCAGCTGCCTGACCTGCCAGGATTTGGGAGAGAGTCAGGGTGTACCACCTGCTCTGTGGGTGGGGGGTTTGGGGGGCACTGATGCCTCTGCAGGCCTCAGAACCCTCAGGACTCCCCCATTCTCTGAGGCTGGTGGATAAAATGCAGGACGCCTATTCAGATCCCGATTTCAGGTAAAGCGCACGTTCTGACATAGAAGACCATCTGGATACAAGGTGTGCTGGATACAAGAAGATAGAAGACGTGCTCATTGTTTATGCAGCACTGTTGAGATTCAGTTCCACCTGGATCTCTCTGGGTCTCCCCGGCAAGGCCTTCTCTACCACCAGCTGCTAAGCAAACCTGCTGGTGCCCAAAAGGGCTCCCTCGCCATCCTGGGAACACCCCCCCTCTCCTTCCTCAATCACAGCCGCCCTGGTTTCTGCTCCTCGTCGTCTTAATCACCGCCTGCACTTGTAATGACTTCTTTCCTTGTCAGTACAAATAGCCTGTGTCCCCAGCTCTCAGGtaggtgcctggcacacagctggTGCTCGACAAAGCCGTGACAATCAAGTCCCCCCTGCCAGCCGCCTTCCAGCATCAGTTCCCCGATGTGgccgccccagccctgcccaggccCATTCACCATAACCCCCTGCTGCTCCACCAAGCCACCTTCCTGAAGGGTGTTTCTTGGAGTGCTAACAGGGAGCTGTGTCCTAAACCTGGGTCTGTGGTCAAGTCAGGTGGGCTACACTGATTCAAAGGTTTACTTGGGTTCCTAGTTTACAGGCCTTATCAGAGCCTTCACTCGGCCAAAAATACCTCATCTTCTGAGGGAGGGATACAGGAGTGTTTTTCAGATGGTTTATTCTCCCTTTTTTTAGGATGCAGAACTCAGCGCTAAAAGCGAGACTAGGCACCAGCTGCAGACGGGGTGTTGGGGACATCCTCCTGGGGCAGGGACACATGGATACATGCGCCATCGGGGCTGGCCCACCCCTAGCCAGCCAAGCCTACCTGGTCTCAGGTAGAGGGTCACTTCCTCTGGGGACAGCTGCTTCTGTCTGCCCGCCTGGCTCTGCCGGGTCTCAGCGAGGCTCTTGGGTTCCATGATGTCATCAGCTGGGCAGCCCTTCGACAGCAGCTGCGCCCTTGTATCACAGCGAGTGGAGTCGGGCTCCCCTTGCCCTGTGAAGTTCTGGGGGAGGCAGGGGTCAGGGGTAGCACAGAGGAAATATGGGAGCCTACGCTGTGGGTGCCTTGCCAGGCTGACCCCCTCAACTGCCCCGCTGTTCAGGAAgaagtccctgggtggggaggcagggatgGGGGTTGCTGGGCAGCCTCTTCACAAGGCTCGGGGTAGCAGGAGAGCCTGGTGCCAGTGGGCGTCTCCCCACAGTCTCTAGCAGTGGAAGCGGCTCAAGGCCAGCATCTCAGCTCCAGGTGGACCCATGGGTACCCTCCATGGCCAATCGAGCATCCGGCCCAGGTTTTCAACCCCTTCCTCAGCAGTGCCTTGCTGGCAGGGAGCGGCTCTCTCCTGATGGAA
It includes:
- the ITGB2 gene encoding integrin beta-2 isoform X1, encoding MLPQRPQLLLLAGLLSLQSVLSQECTKYKVSTCRDCIESGPGCAWCQKLNFTGQGEPDSTRCDTRAQLLSKGCPADDIMEPKSLAETRQSQAGRQKQLSPEEVTLYLRPGQAAAFNVTFQRAKGYPIDLYYLMDLSYSMVDDLANVKKLGGDLLRALNDITESGRIGFGSFVDKTVLPFVNTHPEKLRNPCPNKEKECQPPFAFRHVLKLTDNSKQFETEVGKQLISGNLDAPEGGLDAMMQVAACPEEIGWRNVTRLLVFATDDGFHFAGDGKLGAILTPNDGRCHLEDNLYKSSNEFDYPSVGQLAHKLAESNIQPIFAVTKKMVKTYEKLTEIIPKSAVGELSEDSKNVVELIKSAYNKLSSRVFLDHNTLPDTLKVAYDSFCSNGVSQVDQPRGDCDGVQINVPITFQVKVTATECIQEQSFTIRALGFTDTVTVRVLPQCECQCREASRDRGACGGRGSMECGVCRCDAGYIGKNCECQTHGRSSQELEGSCRKDNSSIICSGLGDCICGQCVCHTSDVPNKKIYGQFCECDNVNCERYDGQVCGGDKRGLCFCGACRCNDQYEGSACQCLKSTQGCLNLDGVECSGRGRCRCNVCQCDPGYQPPLCSECPGCPVPCASFAPCTECLKFDKGPFAKNCSAACGQTKLLSSPVPGRKCKERDSKGCWMTYTLVQRDGRNRYDVHVDDMLECVKGPNIAAIVGGTVGGVVLVGLLLLVIWKALTHLSDLREYHRFEKEKLKSQWNNDNPLFKSATTTVMNPKFAES
- the ITGB2 gene encoding integrin beta-2 isoform X2 yields the protein MEPKSLAETRQSQAGRQKQLSPEEVTLYLRPGQAAAFNVTFQRAKGYPIDLYYLMDLSYSMVDDLANVKKLGGDLLRALNDITESGRIGFGSFVDKTVLPFVNTHPEKLRNPCPNKEKECQPPFAFRHVLKLTDNSKQFETEVGKQLISGNLDAPEGGLDAMMQVAACPEEIGWRNVTRLLVFATDDGFHFAGDGKLGAILTPNDGRCHLEDNLYKSSNEFDYPSVGQLAHKLAESNIQPIFAVTKKMVKTYEKLTEIIPKSAVGELSEDSKNVVELIKSAYNKLSSRVFLDHNTLPDTLKVAYDSFCSNGVSQVDQPRGDCDGVQINVPITFQVKVTATECIQEQSFTIRALGFTDTVTVRVLPQCECQCREASRDRGACGGRGSMECGVCRCDAGYIGKNCECQTHGRSSQELEGSCRKDNSSIICSGLGDCICGQCVCHTSDVPNKKIYGQFCECDNVNCERYDGQVCGGDKRGLCFCGACRCNDQYEGSACQCLKSTQGCLNLDGVECSGRGRCRCNVCQCDPGYQPPLCSECPGCPVPCASFAPCTECLKFDKGPFAKNCSAACGQTKLLSSPVPGRKCKERDSKGCWMTYTLVQRDGRNRYDVHVDDMLECVKGPNIAAIVGGTVGGVVLVGLLLLVIWKALTHLSDLREYHRFEKEKLKSQWNNDNPLFKSATTTVMNPKFAES